The following coding sequences lie in one Oceanicola sp. 502str15 genomic window:
- a CDS encoding GntR family transcriptional regulator: MDNLGVTTGGPVAIRKQTLHDQVANRIRDLIIEGYLEPGSRIDETRLIEQLEVSRTPFREALRTLAAEGLVIIRPSRGAVVRKLTSKDVFSMLEVLAHLEKLAGQLTCERASEEEVAALLSLHREMLELYEKRERLAYYKLNQDFHSLLSELSGNETLQEMQRNIQARLKRIRFMGNRKPEYWAAAVDEHEKMAEALSRRDGATLGETMAQHLMNTWERVKDSV; encoded by the coding sequence ATGGACAATCTTGGTGTCACGACGGGCGGCCCTGTCGCGATCCGAAAGCAGACCCTTCACGACCAGGTGGCAAACCGTATCCGCGACCTGATCATCGAAGGCTATCTGGAGCCGGGCAGCCGGATCGACGAGACGCGGCTGATCGAGCAGCTCGAAGTGTCGCGCACGCCGTTCCGGGAGGCGTTGCGCACGCTGGCGGCGGAGGGTCTGGTGATCATCCGCCCGTCACGCGGCGCGGTGGTGCGCAAGCTGACCTCGAAGGACGTCTTCTCGATGCTCGAGGTGCTTGCCCATCTCGAAAAGCTCGCGGGGCAGCTCACCTGCGAGCGCGCCAGCGAAGAAGAGGTGGCGGCGCTGCTGTCGCTGCATAGGGAGATGCTGGAGCTTTACGAAAAGCGCGAGCGGCTCGCCTACTACAAGCTCAACCAGGACTTCCACTCGCTGCTCTCCGAACTGTCGGGCAATGAGACCCTTCAGGAAATGCAGCGCAACATTCAGGCGCGGCTCAAGCGCATCCGCTTCATGGGCAACCGCAAGCCGGAGTATTGGGCCGCCGCCGTGGATGAGCACGAGAAGATGGCGGAGGCCCTGTCGCGCCGCGATGGGGCCACTCTTGGCGAGACCATGGCCCAGCATCTCATGAACACCTGGGAGCGGGTGAAGGACAGCGTTTGA
- a CDS encoding TRAP transporter small permease translates to MLDRVIHWLDILLQIFTVTLIVILAVIVLLAVGFRYSGNSLIWYDEVAVLLLAWITFSGAALAVLRDAHLGFTGLMYGLPPTGRLLLFWLVEAIFFAIFAIVLWAGWTILGIFGNETMTTLRFVPRSVVQGILPVSAAFILLARALTLPKRKAEVEAGIDPETREIQHEIARAEAELARTGAATETEK, encoded by the coding sequence ATGCTCGACCGCGTCATCCATTGGCTCGACATCCTCCTGCAAATTTTCACCGTCACCCTGATCGTCATCCTCGCCGTGATCGTCCTTCTGGCGGTCGGCTTCCGCTACTCGGGCAACTCGCTGATCTGGTATGACGAGGTCGCGGTTCTGCTGCTGGCCTGGATCACCTTCAGCGGCGCGGCCCTCGCAGTGCTGCGCGACGCGCACCTCGGGTTCACCGGGCTGATGTACGGCCTGCCGCCGACCGGGCGCCTCCTGCTCTTCTGGCTGGTCGAGGCGATCTTCTTCGCCATCTTCGCCATCGTGCTCTGGGCCGGATGGACCATCCTCGGCATCTTCGGCAACGAAACCATGACCACCCTGCGCTTCGTTCCGCGAAGCGTGGTGCAGGGCATCCTGCCGGTCAGCGCCGCCTTCATCCTTCTGGCCCGCGCCCTGACCCTGCCCAAGCGAAAGGCAGAGGTCGAAGCGGGCATTGATCCCGAAACCCGCGAAATCCAGCACGAGATTGCCCGCGCCGAGGCCGAACTGGCCCGCACCGGTGCCGCCACGGAGACCGAGAAATGA
- a CDS encoding 4-hydroxythreonine-4-phosphate dehydrogenase PdxA, translating to MIHEQRVAFAIGDAGGISPELSARVIADAQANRGDMIVVGDARVLAMGAQHAGVEIDLPTLTPEEAGQGLPEGSVLVDMANCDPDTLTLGESCRETGAASLENFAAALRLANAGIAGSAFFTPFNKHGMRLARPDYVDEIGFINATINATRSGREFNVLDEVWNARVTSHIPLREVADTLTTDRIYESLCLTIETMENAGFERPRIGVAALNPHAGDGRNFGTEDEDVLLPAVQKAQARQMAVTGPIPSDTVFVRALKGEFDAVMTMFHDQGQIAMKLIGFDRGVTLIAGYPFPIVTPAHGTAYDIAGQGKADTGATFNAVALGRKLAARAERKSTPAALSPADLTALFRGPVKEDATQS from the coding sequence ATGATTCACGAACAGCGAGTTGCCTTTGCGATAGGGGATGCCGGGGGAATCAGCCCCGAGCTGAGCGCCCGTGTGATTGCGGATGCCCAAGCCAATCGCGGCGACATGATCGTCGTCGGAGATGCCCGCGTGCTCGCCATGGGGGCGCAGCATGCAGGCGTCGAAATCGACCTGCCCACGCTCACCCCGGAAGAGGCGGGGCAAGGGCTGCCCGAGGGGTCTGTGCTGGTGGACATGGCCAACTGCGACCCCGACACGCTGACGCTGGGCGAATCCTGCCGCGAAACCGGCGCCGCCTCGCTGGAAAACTTCGCGGCGGCGCTTCGCCTCGCCAACGCCGGCATCGCAGGCTCGGCCTTCTTCACGCCGTTCAACAAACACGGCATGCGTCTGGCGCGGCCCGATTACGTCGACGAGATCGGCTTCATCAACGCCACCATCAACGCCACCCGCAGTGGGCGCGAGTTCAATGTGCTCGACGAGGTCTGGAACGCGCGGGTCACATCGCACATCCCATTGCGCGAGGTCGCCGATACCCTCACCACCGACCGGATCTACGAGTCGCTCTGCCTGACCATCGAAACCATGGAGAATGCCGGTTTCGAGCGGCCCCGCATCGGCGTGGCCGCGCTCAACCCCCACGCGGGCGACGGGCGCAATTTCGGCACCGAAGACGAAGATGTGCTGCTTCCGGCGGTCCAGAAGGCGCAGGCGCGGCAGATGGCCGTCACCGGGCCGATTCCTTCCGATACGGTCTTCGTGCGCGCGCTCAAGGGCGAGTTCGACGCGGTCATGACCATGTTCCACGACCAGGGCCAGATCGCCATGAAGCTGATCGGCTTCGACCGTGGCGTGACGCTGATCGCGGGCTACCCGTTTCCCATCGTCACCCCGGCCCATGGCACCGCCTATGATATCGCGGGCCAGGGCAAGGCCGACACCGGCGCAACCTTCAACGCCGTCGCGCTGGGCCGCAAGCTGGCCGCCCGCGCCGAGCGCAAATCCACACCGGCGGCGCTCTCGCCCGCCGATCTCACGGCCCTGTTCCGCGGCCCGGTCAAAGAGGACGCGACACAAAGCTGA
- a CDS encoding TRAP transporter substrate-binding protein, translating into MKLKSALFGAATLAMMAGTAIAQEEIIFGISAATGSLQQQSASEFARRANEKLGDTAVVKVFDSSQLGKDKDMLQKIKLGTMHLTLPSSIMPEIAAEYAIFDLPFLVADRDHLARIDETFFKDVLVPAAEAQGYRPLAVWENGFRQITNNERPINTPADLEGLKIRTPNSSWRVAMFSEYGANPTPMSFSEVFVALQTGVIDGQENPLTNIAGGKLNEVQKYLSMSGHVYSPAYPTVGVAAFEKLDPEIQQVLAETAQEVALWAREQGAEQDGKLLEELEAGGMEVNTADRAAFVEASAPLYEKFAAEVEGGQAMIDQVLSLADGDS; encoded by the coding sequence TTGAAACTCAAGAGCGCACTCTTCGGCGCCGCAACGCTCGCCATGATGGCGGGCACGGCCATCGCACAGGAAGAGATCATCTTCGGCATCAGCGCCGCCACCGGCTCGCTTCAGCAGCAAAGCGCAAGCGAATTTGCCCGCCGCGCCAACGAAAAGCTGGGGGATACGGCTGTCGTGAAGGTCTTTGACAGCTCGCAGCTGGGCAAAGACAAGGACATGCTCCAGAAGATCAAGCTGGGCACCATGCACCTCACGCTGCCCTCCTCGATCATGCCCGAGATCGCCGCCGAATACGCGATCTTCGATCTGCCATTCCTCGTGGCCGACCGTGACCATCTCGCCCGCATCGACGAGACCTTCTTCAAGGACGTTCTGGTGCCCGCCGCCGAGGCGCAGGGCTACCGCCCGCTCGCCGTGTGGGAAAACGGTTTCCGCCAGATCACCAACAACGAGCGCCCCATCAACACCCCCGCCGACCTCGAAGGGCTGAAGATCCGTACGCCCAACTCGTCCTGGCGTGTGGCGATGTTCAGCGAATACGGCGCCAACCCCACGCCGATGTCGTTCTCCGAGGTCTTCGTGGCCTTGCAGACCGGCGTGATCGACGGGCAGGAAAACCCGCTGACCAACATCGCCGGCGGCAAGCTGAACGAGGTGCAGAAGTACCTGTCGATGTCGGGCCACGTCTATTCGCCCGCCTACCCCACCGTGGGTGTGGCGGCCTTCGAAAAGCTCGATCCCGAGATCCAGCAGGTGCTGGCCGAAACCGCGCAGGAAGTTGCCCTCTGGGCGCGCGAACAGGGCGCCGAGCAGGACGGCAAGCTGCTTGAGGAGCTGGAAGCCGGCGGCATGGAGGTCAACACGGCCGATCGCGCCGCCTTCGTCGAAGCCTCCGCGCCGCTCTACGAGAAGTTCGCCGCAGAGGTCGAGGGCGGCCAGGCGATGATCGACCAGGTGCTCTCGCTGGCTGACGGCGACTCCTGA